A genomic stretch from Erigeron canadensis isolate Cc75 chromosome 9, C_canadensis_v1, whole genome shotgun sequence includes:
- the LOC122583258 gene encoding zinc finger BED domain-containing protein RICESLEEPER 2-like — MTRCCAHILNLVVKDGLSEIASVIGEVREAVKYINHSEARRQSFSEVADKQNVKDRRLLIDCPTRWNSTYKMLSLALKFKDVIPEYALDETHFKHVPRYQDWENVEKVCKILKVFKMCTNIISGSHYPTANLYLIEVYKVKETLDEASESEDDFIRKMVKKMKEKFDKYWGECHLLMAIASVLDPRFKKWLIGQAYPILYTPVEAANNIKSVEDALDRIYKEYLEAHDALVREAATRGSEFSGGGTTTKSNENTSHGSGWDAYMQFVKNVDMEKPRESELKMYYHEGIYKVQGGMETFSALDWWNVHKFKYPVLSKMATDVLAVPVSTVASEATFSAGGRVIDPYRSNLAPETVEMLICGGDWIRQHYGLKSKTKVCFENLKNL, encoded by the exons ATGACAAG ATGTTGTGCGCATATTCTTAATCTTGTTGTTAAAGACGGGCTTTCGGAAATTGCTTCCGTTATTGGAGAAGTCCGAGAAGCTGTAAAATATATCAACCATTCAGAGGCAAGACGTCAGTCATTTTCGGAAGTTGCGGATAAACAAAATGTGAAGGATAGAAGATTATTGATCGATTGTCCAACTAGGTGGAACTCCACGTATAAAATGTTGTCCCTTGCTCTTAAGTTTAAAGATGTTATTCCAGA ATATGCTCTCGATGAGACTCACTTCAAGCATGTGCCTAGATATCAAGATTGGGAAAACGTAGAGAAAGTTTGTAAAATTCTGAAAGTTTTTAAG ATGTGCACCAATATCATATCAGGAAGTCATTATCCTACTGCTAATTTGTACCTAATAGAGGTGTATAAAGTCAAGGAAACATTAGATGAAGCTTCAGAGTCTGAAGATGATTTTATTCGTAAAATggtgaaaaaaatgaaagaaaaattcGACAAGTATTGGGGTGAGTGTCATCTGCTTATGGCAATAGCTTCTGTCCTCGATCCTAGGTTCAAAAAATGGTTGATTGGACAAGCTTATCCAATATTATATACACCAGTCGAAGCTGCCAACAACATTAAGTCAGTGGAGGACGCACTTGATCGTATATATAAAGAGTATTTGGAGGCACATGATGCATTAGTTAGGGAAGCTGCAACACGAGGAAGTGAATTTTCTGGAGGGGGCACAACTACAAAGTCCAATGAAAACACCTCACATGGATCGGGATGGGATGCGTATATGCAGTTTGTTAAAAATGTGGACATGGAAAAACCACGTGAGTCTGAGCTTAAGATGTACTACCATGAAGGTATATACAAAGTGCAAGGAGGAATGGAGACATTTAGTGCATTGGATTGGTGGAACGTTCACAAGTTTAAGTATCCTGTTTTGTCGAAGATGGCTACCGATGTTCTTGCTGTACCAGTTTCTACAGTTGCATCTGAGGCAACATTTAGTGCCGGAGGCAGAGTTATTGACCCTTATCGGTCTAATTTGGCTCCTGAAACAGTAGAGATGCTTATTTGTGGAGGCGATTGGATTAGGCAACATTACGGATTAAAAAGTAAAACGAAGGTATGCTTTGAGAACTTGAAAAATCTGTGA
- the LOC122583041 gene encoding uncharacterized protein LOC122583041 yields the protein MAIGTPKPSPLHVTFLTLILLTTPSPSSSFIIPPPHSFHTLFYLSHSLLTRVANLRATRGDISGSARVKTLANKIDFGFEMFQVVSDINELMKGLIELSRLESRADLVEWVRRNYRSLLKGFMSLSRLLKVFPHSVDKYMKVIRYNLEFIQEIQNKGVLQIQGPLKDVVALVRAEIVYGGLLEDCLELGSSDIKGVIQILIDVALQYTSNGKSEL from the exons ATGGCAATCGGAACCCCAAAACCCTCACCATTACACGTCACATTCCTAACTCTAATCCTACTCACAACCCCATCACCCTCTTCTTCTTTCATCATCCCACCACCACATTCATTCCACACTCTGTTTTATCTATCCCACTCTCTACTCACGCGCGTTGCCAACTTACGCGCCACCCGTGGCGACATTTCTGGGTCAGCCCGTGTCAAAACATTAGCTAATAAAATAGATTTTGGATTTGAAATGTTTCAAGTTGTGTCTGATATTAATGAGTTGATGAAAGGTTTGATTGAGTTGAGTCGTTTGGAATCACGAGCTGACCTGGTTGAATGGGTTCGTCGGAATTATAGGAGTTTGCTTAAGGGTTTTATGTCCTTGTCTCGCTTGCTTAAAGTTTTCCCTCATTCG GTGGACAAATACATGAAAGTGATAAGGTATAATCTAGAGTttattcaagaaattcaaaataAG GGTGTGTTGCAAATTCAGGGTCCATTGAAGGATGTTGTTGCATTGGTACGAGCTGAAATTGTCTATGGTGGGCTGCTGGAGGACTGTCTTGAGTTGGGTAGCAGTGATATAAAGGGTGTGATTCAGATACTAATAGATGTTGCTCTGCAATACACTTCTAATGGCAAGAGCG